From the Roseateles sp. XES5 genome, one window contains:
- a CDS encoding META domain-containing protein has translation MYRRLRVWTLACLALWAAAPAYADEPVPGGLGGTWLAEDIGGNGVIDDLQTTLEIKPDGSYGGNGGCNTYRGKLKVQNGNIAFAPAAATRKMCAPAIMDQEQKFFDALGTVTSWKLENGILHLTGKEGAPAIRLAGLKNNTDVVIRLPGPEQSVVRETLNYQCDSEQRVVVEYINVGANSLAVLRIGEETVIAANVMAASGAKYAGGKYEWWTKGEEATLYDLMRGENAPGVNCRKTG, from the coding sequence GTGTACCGACGCCTGAGAGTATGGACCCTTGCCTGCCTCGCCCTTTGGGCGGCGGCTCCGGCCTATGCCGACGAGCCGGTCCCGGGTGGGCTGGGCGGCACATGGCTTGCCGAGGACATCGGCGGCAACGGCGTCATCGACGACCTGCAGACGACGCTGGAGATCAAGCCGGACGGCTCCTATGGCGGTAATGGCGGCTGCAACACCTATCGCGGCAAGCTGAAGGTGCAGAACGGCAACATCGCCTTCGCTCCGGCCGCCGCAACGCGCAAGATGTGCGCGCCCGCCATCATGGATCAGGAACAGAAGTTCTTCGACGCACTCGGCACGGTCACGTCCTGGAAGCTCGAAAACGGCATCTTGCACCTGACGGGCAAGGAGGGCGCGCCGGCGATCCGCCTCGCCGGCCTGAAGAACAACACCGATGTCGTCATCCGCCTGCCGGGACCCGAGCAGAGCGTGGTGCGCGAGACGCTGAACTACCAGTGCGACTCCGAGCAGCGCGTCGTCGTCGAATATATCAATGTCGGCGCCAATTCGCTGGCGGTCCTGCGCATCGGCGAAGAGACGGTCATCGCCGCCAATGTCATGGCGGCCTCCGGCGCCAAATATGCCGGCGGCAAGTATGAATGGTGGACCAAGGGCGAAGAGGCGACGCTTTACGACCTGATGAGGGGCGAGAATGCCCCCGGCGTCAACTGCCGCAAGACGGGCTGA
- the dxr gene encoding 1-deoxy-D-xylulose-5-phosphate reductoisomerase: MAPDARQKRRITILGSTGSIGTSTLDVVRQLGGRERYEVLALTGNGNVDLLAAQAKDCGARLAVTADESRYGALKEALAGSGIEAAAGRAALLEAASGDADWVMAAIVGTAGLAPTLAAAKKGADIALANKECLVSAGDLFVQAVAEGGGRLIPVDSEHSAIFQALEDDQRHAVERIVLTASGGPFRTWSREQMAGVTADIARAHPNWSMGLKISIGSASMFNKALEMIEAKHLFDVRPEQIEVVVHPQSIIHSMVGYVDGSVLAQLGAPDMRTAIGYALTYPERSPLNVARLDFAKLSRLDFEAPDEVRFPALRLARTALTRGGLQGAVMNAAEEVAFHAFVAGRIGFLEMADIAEAVMDRLTHLPPAASMDDVFAVDEEARRVAAGLVG, encoded by the coding sequence ATGGCTCCCGACGCTCGGCAAAAGCGCCGTATCACCATTCTCGGCTCGACAGGCTCCATCGGCACCAGCACGCTCGACGTGGTGCGCCAGCTCGGCGGGCGCGAGCGCTACGAGGTGCTGGCGCTGACCGGCAACGGCAATGTCGATCTGCTCGCCGCGCAGGCGAAGGATTGCGGCGCGCGCCTGGCGGTGACGGCCGACGAGAGCCGCTACGGTGCGTTGAAGGAAGCGCTTGCCGGCAGCGGCATCGAAGCGGCAGCGGGACGCGCCGCGCTGCTGGAGGCCGCGTCCGGTGACGCGGACTGGGTGATGGCGGCAATCGTCGGCACGGCCGGTCTTGCGCCGACGCTGGCCGCCGCGAAGAAGGGCGCCGATATAGCGCTTGCCAACAAGGAATGCCTTGTCTCGGCCGGCGATCTTTTCGTTCAGGCGGTGGCCGAAGGCGGCGGGCGGCTGATCCCCGTCGACAGCGAGCACAGCGCGATCTTCCAGGCGCTGGAGGACGACCAGCGCCATGCCGTTGAGCGCATCGTGCTGACGGCGTCCGGCGGGCCGTTCCGCACCTGGAGCCGCGAGCAGATGGCCGGCGTGACGGCGGATATCGCACGGGCCCATCCCAACTGGTCTATGGGGCTGAAGATTTCCATCGGCAGCGCCTCCATGTTCAACAAGGCGCTGGAGATGATCGAGGCCAAGCACCTCTTCGACGTGCGGCCGGAGCAGATCGAGGTGGTGGTGCACCCGCAGTCGATCATCCATTCCATGGTCGGCTATGTCGACGGTTCGGTACTGGCGCAGCTCGGTGCGCCGGACATGCGCACGGCCATCGGCTATGCGCTGACCTATCCCGAGCGCTCGCCGCTCAATGTCGCCCGGCTGGATTTTGCAAAACTCTCGCGGCTCGATTTCGAGGCGCCCGACGAGGTGCGTTTCCCGGCGCTGCGGCTCGCCCGCACGGCGCTGACGCGCGGCGGCCTGCAGGGTGCGGTGATGAATGCGGCGGAGGAGGTGGCGTTCCACGCCTTCGTCGCCGGGCGCATCGGCTTCCTTGAAATGGCCGACATCGCCGAAGCGGTCATGGACCGGCTCACGCATCTGCCGCCGGCCGCGTCCATGGACGATGTGTTCGCCGTAGACGAAGAAGCCCGGCGGGTGGCCGCCGGGCTTGTCGGATAA
- a CDS encoding M20 aminoacylase family protein, which translates to MPILNRAAELQDEIAGWRRQLHREPELLFAVDKTAAFVAEKLREFGVDEVVTGIGRTGVVGLIRGKGEGRTIGLRADMDALPIEETSGKPWASITKGKMHACGHDGHTAMLLGAAKYLTETRNFSGNVAVIFQPAEEGGGGGNEMVKDGMMERFGIAEVYGMHNLPGLPVGSFGTRPGPIMAATDEFNITVRGRGGHAALPHKTIDPIVIGAQVVTALQTIVSRVADPIASLVVSVTKFNAGFAHNVIPEEAKLAGTVRTLSPDMREEAEARIRQICAGLASAHGAEITVTYHRNYPVTVNHADETGHAVSVARGISGATAVDDALNPMMGGEDFSYMLQSRPGAFIFLGNGDTAGLHHPAYDFNDEAIPHGVTYWVKLAESRLAA; encoded by the coding sequence ATGCCCATTCTCAACCGCGCCGCCGAACTGCAGGACGAAATCGCCGGATGGCGCCGGCAGCTGCACCGGGAACCGGAGCTGCTTTTCGCCGTGGACAAGACGGCGGCCTTCGTGGCGGAGAAGCTGCGCGAGTTCGGCGTCGACGAGGTGGTGACGGGAATTGGCCGCACGGGCGTCGTCGGGCTCATCCGCGGCAAGGGCGAGGGGCGCACCATCGGCCTTCGCGCCGACATGGACGCGCTGCCGATCGAGGAGACGAGCGGCAAGCCCTGGGCGTCCATCACCAAGGGCAAGATGCACGCCTGCGGCCATGACGGCCATACGGCCATGCTGCTCGGTGCGGCGAAGTATCTCACCGAAACGCGCAATTTTTCAGGCAATGTCGCCGTCATCTTCCAGCCGGCCGAAGAGGGCGGCGGCGGCGGCAACGAGATGGTCAAGGACGGCATGATGGAACGCTTCGGCATTGCCGAGGTCTACGGCATGCACAATCTGCCGGGCCTGCCGGTCGGGTCCTTCGGCACGCGCCCCGGCCCGATCATGGCGGCGACCGACGAATTCAATATCACCGTCAGGGGACGCGGCGGGCATGCGGCATTGCCGCACAAGACGATCGATCCAATCGTCATCGGCGCGCAGGTGGTGACGGCGCTGCAGACCATCGTCTCGCGCGTTGCCGACCCCATCGCCTCGCTCGTCGTGTCCGTCACCAAGTTCAATGCGGGCTTTGCCCACAATGTCATTCCCGAGGAAGCAAAGCTTGCCGGTACGGTGCGCACGCTGAGCCCCGACATGCGCGAGGAGGCCGAGGCCCGCATCCGCCAGATCTGCGCCGGTCTTGCCAGCGCCCATGGCGCCGAGATCACGGTGACCTATCACCGCAACTATCCCGTTACGGTCAACCATGCGGACGAGACCGGCCATGCCGTGTCCGTCGCGCGTGGGATATCGGGCGCGACGGCAGTCGATGACGCGCTCAATCCGATGATGGGCGGCGAGGATTTTTCCTACATGCTGCAGTCGCGGCCGGGCGCCTTCATCTTCCTCGGCAATGGCGATACGGCGGGGCTGCACCACCCGGCCTACGATTTCAACGACGAGGCCATTCCCCATGGGGTGACCTATTGGGTGAAGCTGGCCGAAAGCCGCCTCGCCGCCTGA
- a CDS encoding sulfurtransferase TusA family protein encodes MTTASSEAEVYDLRGLKCPLPVMKARKRLSTMAAGASLWVETTDPLAVIDIPHFCHEDGHALEASERVEAGHRFLIRKKA; translated from the coding sequence ATGACGACCGCTTCTTCCGAAGCCGAGGTGTATGACCTGCGCGGGCTGAAATGCCCGTTGCCGGTGATGAAGGCGCGCAAGCGCCTTTCCACCATGGCGGCCGGCGCCAGCCTCTGGGTCGAGACCACCGATCCCCTTGCGGTCATCGACATTCCCCATTTCTGCCATGAGGACGGCCACGCGCTCGAAGCGAGCGAGCGCGTCGAGGCGGGACACCGCTTCCTGATCCGCAAGAAAGCCTGA
- the xerD gene encoding site-specific tyrosine recombinase XerD has protein sequence MRDPSALKVESFLEMMSAERGAATNTLQSYERDLEDAQSFLNERGIRLTEATPDDLRAYLGHLARQGFAASSQARRLSALRQFFKFLYGEGLRGDDPTGILDAPKKGRALPKTLSVDDVTRLIARAEAETAEPGGNLLLKRRMHALVELLYATGMRVSELVSLPASVLAQTGRFLVVKGKGNKERMVPLSRAAVAALTAYGEALAAEIGEDPATGAFLFPAQSKEGYLPRQVFARDLKALAGRAGIRAATLSPHVLRHAFASHLLQNGADLRAVQELLGHQDISTTQIYTHVLEERLHQLVQTHHPLAKQAKKPD, from the coding sequence ATGAGGGATCCATCCGCCCTAAAGGTCGAGTCCTTTCTCGAAATGATGAGCGCCGAGCGCGGCGCGGCCACGAACACGTTGCAATCCTACGAGCGGGATCTGGAAGACGCGCAGTCCTTTCTCAACGAGCGCGGCATACGCCTGACTGAAGCGACGCCGGACGACCTGCGCGCCTATCTCGGTCATCTCGCCCGGCAGGGGTTTGCCGCCTCCTCGCAGGCACGGCGGCTCTCGGCGCTGCGGCAGTTCTTCAAGTTTCTCTATGGCGAGGGCCTGCGTGGCGACGATCCCACCGGCATTCTCGATGCGCCGAAGAAGGGTCGCGCCCTGCCCAAGACGCTGAGCGTCGACGATGTGACGCGCCTCATCGCGCGGGCGGAGGCCGAGACGGCCGAGCCCGGCGGCAACCTCCTCCTCAAACGGCGCATGCATGCGCTCGTCGAGTTGCTCTATGCGACGGGCATGCGCGTGAGCGAGCTCGTTTCGCTGCCGGCGAGTGTGCTGGCGCAGACCGGAAGGTTCCTCGTGGTCAAAGGCAAAGGCAACAAGGAGCGCATGGTGCCGCTGTCGCGCGCCGCCGTTGCCGCGCTCACGGCCTATGGCGAGGCGCTGGCGGCCGAGATCGGCGAGGATCCGGCGACGGGGGCCTTCCTCTTTCCGGCGCAGAGCAAGGAAGGTTACCTGCCGCGCCAGGTTTTTGCGCGCGACCTGAAGGCACTCGCCGGGCGGGCGGGGATCCGGGCCGCGACGCTTTCGCCACATGTCCTTCGCCATGCTTTCGCCAGCCATCTCCTGCAGAACGGGGCGGACCTGCGCGCGGTGCAGGAACTGCTGGGCCATCAGGACATTTCGACGACACAAATCTATACGCATGTGCTGGAAGAACGGCTGCATCAGCTCGTTCAAACCCATCACCCTCTTGCCAAACAGGCAAAAAAACCGGATTAG
- a CDS encoding L,D-transpeptidase family protein: MRLTVLAAVSLLAVAAAGCTNETLDSFDKVDVDLKKVSSKTSYQLSSSVIGKLAAMNIDRSSPMMLRIFKEEGRLELWKADRTNRFQLVRNYKICAWSGKLGPKTKEGDRQAPEGFYPLARANLNPNSSYYLAINTGFPNNYDRANKASGTHLMIHGACSSSGCYSMTDEQMVEIFAFARDAFDGGQKTIQLQAFPFRMTAENMARHRDNPNIEFWKMLKVGYDHFELTKRPPEVNVCEKKYVFNQQADKPFTPAGACPAMTTPAALDVALSSYNKTYAVAYAKAMSKYEGTVWVEPSEAQRKAIVADQRKGRELAYAPTGSSLDAGKLMTEREIEAQKRKVEEAEQRKVEAAERAKQAEEQAKLDAEQQKIKEAQDFAADVAAEKAEKQARGEGALPVPEENPGVAVVETPEKKPFWKLWASKDAEPRKAEPAAGVTEGTGQATLDAGQPARKDAKAATAEASAQTMEKPVDGGTVLPVPEANPDSQLVEQTQKKPFWKFWQK; encoded by the coding sequence ATGCGCCTGACTGTTCTTGCCGCCGTATCGCTTCTCGCCGTGGCAGCCGCCGGCTGCACGAACGAGACGCTCGACTCCTTCGACAAGGTCGATGTCGACCTGAAGAAGGTCTCGAGCAAGACAAGCTATCAGCTGTCGTCCTCCGTCATCGGCAAGCTCGCGGCGATGAACATCGACCGCTCCTCGCCGATGATGCTGCGCATCTTCAAGGAAGAGGGCCGGCTGGAGCTTTGGAAGGCCGACCGCACGAACCGTTTCCAATTGGTGCGCAACTACAAGATCTGCGCCTGGTCCGGCAAGCTCGGCCCGAAGACGAAGGAAGGCGACCGTCAGGCGCCGGAAGGCTTCTATCCGCTCGCGCGCGCCAACCTGAACCCGAATTCGAGCTATTACCTGGCGATCAATACGGGCTTCCCGAACAATTATGACCGCGCCAACAAGGCAAGCGGCACGCATCTGATGATCCACGGCGCCTGTTCGTCGTCGGGCTGCTACTCGATGACCGACGAGCAGATGGTGGAGATCTTCGCCTTTGCGCGCGATGCCTTCGACGGCGGCCAGAAGACGATCCAGCTCCAGGCCTTCCCCTTCCGCATGACCGCGGAGAACATGGCGCGCCACCGCGACAATCCGAATATCGAATTCTGGAAGATGCTGAAGGTCGGTTACGACCATTTCGAGCTGACGAAGCGTCCGCCCGAGGTCAATGTCTGCGAGAAGAAGTATGTCTTCAACCAGCAGGCCGACAAGCCCTTCACGCCGGCCGGTGCCTGCCCGGCGATGACGACGCCGGCGGCGCTGGACGTCGCACTGTCGAGCTACAACAAGACCTATGCCGTGGCCTATGCCAAGGCGATGAGCAAGTATGAAGGCACTGTCTGGGTGGAGCCGTCGGAAGCCCAGCGCAAGGCCATCGTCGCCGATCAGCGCAAGGGTCGGGAACTCGCCTATGCACCAACGGGTAGTTCGCTCGACGCCGGCAAGCTGATGACCGAACGCGAGATCGAGGCGCAGAAGCGCAAGGTCGAAGAGGCCGAACAGCGCAAGGTCGAGGCCGCCGAGCGCGCCAAGCAGGCGGAAGAACAGGCCAAGCTCGACGCCGAGCAGCAGAAGATCAAGGAAGCGCAGGATTTTGCCGCCGACGTCGCCGCCGAAAAGGCGGAGAAGCAGGCGCGCGGCGAAGGCGCCCTGCCGGTGCCGGAAGAAAACCCCGGCGTCGCCGTTGTCGAGACGCCGGAAAAGAAGCCTTTCTGGAAACTCTGGGCGTCCAAGGACGCCGAACCGCGCAAGGCAGAGCCGGCGGCAGGCGTGACAGAGGGCACGGGGCAGGCAACGCTCGATGCCGGCCAGCCGGCGCGCAAGGATGCGAAGGCGGCGACCGCCGAGGCCTCCGCCCAGACGATGGAGAAGCCGGTGGACGGCGGAACCGTCCTGCCTGTGCCGGAAGCAAATCCGGATAGCCAGCTCGTCGAGCAGACCCAGAAAAAGCCGTTCTGGAAGTTCTGGCAGAAATGA
- a CDS encoding D-alanyl-D-alanine carboxypeptidase family protein, with protein sequence MLTASLTANGAAANPRMLVDINTLQVIEHEDAFQRWYPASLTKLMTAYTVFRAIKAGELTLESPVIMTKNAAAEPPSKMYFKPGQKMTLDSALKIVLVKSANDVAVAIAESVGGSEQGFVNRMNAEAARIGMSSSHFINPHGLPGKGQYTTARDLAVLAVTLKREFPQYAPYFALEGFTTGKKQYPNFNMLIGRFDGADGMKTGFICASGFNQVSSATRNGRSVVSVVLGSDSLGARADISAGMLEKGLTMRGGTGTKLGQLRPYGETRDIVADISEDICSKHAAKVRSEGRDEAGRQKLASPYIHELNRPLKLVYAGLLGGDAAKTAGDDKVAAGDMGDIANVPIPIPRPTF encoded by the coding sequence TTGCTCACAGCCAGCCTGACGGCCAATGGCGCTGCGGCCAACCCGCGCATGCTGGTGGACATCAACACGCTGCAGGTCATCGAGCACGAGGATGCATTCCAGCGCTGGTATCCCGCCTCCCTGACCAAGCTGATGACGGCGTATACGGTGTTTCGCGCCATCAAGGCCGGCGAACTGACGCTGGAAAGCCCGGTCATCATGACCAAGAACGCCGCCGCCGAACCGCCGAGCAAGATGTACTTCAAGCCCGGCCAGAAGATGACGCTCGACAGCGCGCTGAAGATCGTCCTCGTCAAGTCGGCCAACGACGTGGCCGTCGCCATCGCCGAATCGGTCGGGGGTTCCGAGCAGGGCTTCGTGAACCGCATGAATGCGGAAGCCGCCCGCATCGGCATGAGTTCCTCGCATTTCATCAATCCGCATGGCCTGCCCGGCAAGGGCCAGTACACGACGGCGCGCGACCTTGCCGTGCTCGCCGTGACGCTGAAGCGCGAGTTCCCGCAATATGCGCCCTATTTCGCGCTGGAAGGCTTCACCACCGGCAAGAAGCAGTATCCCAACTTCAACATGCTGATCGGCCGCTTCGACGGCGCGGACGGCATGAAGACGGGCTTCATCTGCGCCTCCGGCTTCAACCAGGTTTCTTCGGCCACCCGCAACGGCCGCAGCGTCGTTTCCGTCGTTCTCGGCTCAGACAGCCTTGGCGCGCGGGCGGACATTTCCGCCGGCATGCTGGAAAAGGGCCTGACCATGCGGGGCGGCACCGGCACGAAGCTCGGCCAGCTTCGCCCCTATGGCGAGACGCGCGACATCGTCGCCGACATCTCGGAAGACATCTGCTCGAAGCATGCCGCCAAGGTGCGCAGCGAGGGCCGCGACGAGGCCGGGCGTCAAAAGCTCGCGTCTCCCTATATCCATGAGCTGAACCGCCCGCTGAAGCTGGTCTATGCCGGCCTTCTCGGCGGCGATGCGGCCAAGACCGCCGGCGACGACAAGGTCGCGGCCGGCGACATGGGCGACATCGCCAACGTGCCGATCCCGATCCCGCGGCCCACATTCTGA
- a CDS encoding acetyl-CoA carboxylase carboxyltransferase subunit alpha, whose product MHNYLDFEKPISDLEGKIHELRKLAEEDESVDTTDEVGRLEIRAREAMADIYSKLTPWQKTQVARHPQRPHFVDYASQLFEEFTPLAGDRKFAEDEAIQAGLGRFRGEAVAIIGQEKGNDTKSRLKHNFGSARPEGYRKAIRVMEMADRFGLPVITLIDTAGAYPGIGAEERGQAEAIARSTEMCLNIRVPIVSVVLGEGGSGGAIAIATGDRVYMLEHAIYSVISPEGAASILWRDSTRAKEAASNMKITAEDLKAFGIIDGIIQEPVGGAHRDPAAVIGRAGDVIAAALKDLGAKPGDQLRKERRQRYLNIGRQL is encoded by the coding sequence ATGCACAACTACCTCGATTTCGAAAAGCCCATCTCGGATCTGGAAGGCAAGATCCACGAGCTGCGCAAGCTCGCCGAAGAAGATGAGAGCGTCGACACGACGGATGAGGTCGGCCGGCTGGAGATCCGCGCCCGCGAGGCGATGGCGGACATCTATTCCAAGCTGACACCCTGGCAGAAGACGCAGGTCGCGCGCCATCCGCAGCGCCCGCATTTCGTCGATTACGCCAGCCAGCTCTTCGAGGAATTCACCCCGCTTGCCGGCGATCGCAAGTTCGCCGAGGACGAGGCGATCCAGGCCGGTCTCGGCCGCTTCCGCGGCGAGGCCGTCGCCATCATCGGCCAGGAAAAGGGCAACGACACCAAGTCGCGCCTCAAGCACAATTTCGGCAGCGCCCGGCCGGAAGGCTACCGCAAGGCGATCCGCGTCATGGAAATGGCCGACCGTTTCGGCCTGCCCGTCATCACGCTGATCGACACGGCCGGCGCCTATCCCGGCATCGGCGCGGAAGAGCGTGGCCAGGCGGAAGCCATCGCCCGTTCCACGGAAATGTGCCTCAACATCCGCGTGCCGATCGTCTCGGTCGTGCTCGGCGAAGGCGGCTCGGGCGGCGCGATCGCGATCGCCACGGGCGACCGCGTCTACATGCTGGAACATGCCATCTACAGCGTGATCTCGCCGGAAGGCGCCGCCTCGATCCTCTGGCGCGATTCCACCCGCGCCAAGGAAGCGGCGAGCAACATGAAGATCACCGCAGAGGACCTGAAGGCCTTCGGCATCATCGACGGCATCATTCAGGAGCCGGTCGGTGGTGCGCACCGCGATCCGGCCGCCGTGATCGGCCGTGCGGGCGACGTCATCGCCGCGGCGTTGAAGGATCTCGGCGCCAAACCCGGCGACCAGCTTCGCAAGGAGCGCCGCCAGCGCTACCTCAATATCGGTCGCCAGCTCTGA
- a CDS encoding GTP-binding protein: MTLAERRVPVSVLTGFLGAGKTTLLNRLLKDPTLTDTAVIINEFGEVGIDHLLVEQSGDGIIELSDGCLCCTIRGELVDTLADLMDRMQSGKIQPLKRVVIETTGLADPAPVLQAVMGNPVLAHSFSLDGVITVVDAVNGLSTLANHPEAVKQVAVADRVLISKASLANAAVLEAVTREIAALNPRASVSDVDAPGLAGPALLSNGLYDPGSKIADVRRWLHEEAHDHHDHGHGHDHGHRHGHGHDHGHHGHAHAHDVTRHDATIRSFSIVHDRPVDPMALDMFIDLLRSAHGEKLLRMKGIVQMSSNPERPLVLHGVQSVFHPPERLPAWPDPQDRRTRLVLITKDLPEAFVRDLFDAFTGTPKIDRPDRAALADNPLAVPGFKF, from the coding sequence ATGACCCTCGCCGAGCGGCGCGTGCCGGTTTCCGTGCTGACCGGATTTCTGGGCGCGGGCAAGACGACCCTGCTCAACCGGCTCCTGAAGGATCCGACGCTGACGGACACGGCCGTCATCATCAACGAGTTCGGCGAGGTGGGCATCGACCATCTGCTGGTCGAGCAGTCCGGCGACGGCATCATAGAACTGTCCGACGGGTGCCTCTGCTGCACGATCCGCGGCGAGCTGGTCGATACGCTCGCCGACCTGATGGACCGCATGCAGTCCGGCAAGATCCAGCCGCTGAAGCGCGTGGTGATCGAGACGACCGGCCTTGCCGATCCCGCGCCCGTGCTGCAGGCGGTGATGGGCAATCCGGTGCTGGCCCATTCCTTCAGCCTGGATGGCGTCATCACCGTGGTCGATGCCGTCAACGGACTCTCGACGCTTGCCAACCACCCCGAAGCCGTCAAGCAGGTCGCTGTCGCCGATCGCGTGCTGATCAGCAAGGCCTCGCTCGCCAATGCCGCGGTCCTGGAGGCGGTAACGCGCGAGATCGCCGCGCTCAATCCGCGCGCCAGCGTTTCGGATGTCGATGCCCCCGGCCTTGCCGGTCCGGCTCTTCTCTCAAATGGCCTCTACGATCCCGGCAGCAAGATCGCCGACGTGCGCCGCTGGCTGCATGAGGAAGCGCACGATCACCACGATCATGGTCACGGGCACGATCATGGGCATAGGCATGGTCATGGGCATGATCACGGCCATCATGGCCACGCGCACGCCCATGACGTCACGCGCCACGACGCGACGATCCGCTCCTTCAGCATCGTGCATGACCGTCCCGTCGATCCGATGGCGCTGGATATGTTCATCGATCTCCTGCGCTCGGCGCATGGAGAGAAGCTGCTGCGCATGAAGGGCATCGTGCAGATGTCGAGCAATCCCGAGCGGCCGCTGGTGCTGCACGGCGTGCAGAGCGTCTTCCACCCGCCCGAGCGCCTTCCTGCCTGGCCGGATCCGCAGGATCGCCGCACGCGGCTGGTGCTCATCACCAAGGACCTGCCGGAGGCCTTCGTGCGCGACCTCTTCGACGCCTTCACCGGCACGCCGAAGATCGACCGCCCGGACCGCGCGGCCCTTGCCGACAATCCGCTCGCCGTACCGGGTTTCAAGTTCTAG
- a CDS encoding shikimate kinase produces the protein MIEPTDQAPPAPTLAEQARAALGKRNLVLIGLMGAGKSAIGRMTAQALGIPFIDSDHEIERVSRMSITDLFAAYGEAEFRALETRVIKRLLRSGPRVVSTGGGAYINENTRKHIRRGGLTVWLNADLDVLWERVNKRDTRPLLKTENPRQTLENLMNARYPIYAEADLTVMSRDVKKETMVEEVLAAITAAGPRNPTR, from the coding sequence ATGATCGAGCCGACCGACCAGGCCCCTCCCGCCCCCACGCTCGCCGAACAGGCCCGAGCAGCGCTTGGCAAGCGCAACCTCGTGCTGATCGGCCTCATGGGTGCCGGCAAATCGGCGATCGGGCGCATGACCGCACAGGCGCTCGGCATTCCCTTCATCGATTCCGACCACGAGATCGAGCGCGTCTCGCGCATGTCCATCACCGACCTCTTCGCCGCCTATGGCGAGGCGGAGTTCCGGGCGCTCGAAACCCGTGTCATCAAGCGGCTGCTGCGCTCCGGCCCGCGCGTCGTCTCGACCGGCGGCGGGGCCTATATCAACGAGAACACGCGCAAGCACATCCGGCGCGGCGGGCTCACCGTCTGGCTGAACGCCGATCTCGACGTGCTCTGGGAGCGCGTCAACAAGCGCGACACCCGCCCGCTGCTGAAGACGGAAAACCCGCGCCAGACGCTCGAAAACCTCATGAATGCCCGTTACCCGATCTACGCGGAAGCCGATCTGACCGTAATGTCGCGCGACGTGAAAAAGGAAACCATGGTGGAGGAGGTGCTCGCCGCGATCACCGCCGCCGGCCCCAGAAACCCGACGAGATGA